In the Phaseolus vulgaris cultivar G19833 chromosome 7, P. vulgaris v2.0, whole genome shotgun sequence genome, one interval contains:
- the LOC137830418 gene encoding probable pectate lyase 8 isoform X1 — protein MALLSSSSSATWLLFFLLALFVQLHAMPTTTPQISHLRNVEVEKHRLPSLQNSSMVERAKEAEKLNEEAAVANPEEVVSMVEMSIHNSTQRRNLGFFSCGTGNPIDDCWRCDPNWQRNRKRLADCGIGFGRNAIGGRDGKYYVVTDPRDDDPVNPKPGTLRHAVIQDRPLWIVFKRDMVIQLKQELIMNSFKTIDGRGANVHIANGACITIQFITNVIIHGLHIHDCVPTGNAMVRSSPTHFGWRTMADGDAISIFSSSHIWVDHNSLSHCADGLVDAVLGSTAITISNNHFTHHNEVILLGHSDSYTRDKLMQVTIAYNHFGEGLIQRMPRCRHGYFHVVNNDYTHWEMYAIGGSANPTINSQGNRYNAPVNPFAKEVTKRVETAQTQWKGWNWRSEGDLLLNGAYFTPSGAGASASYARASSLGAKSSSMVGSMTSNAGALGCKRGRQC, from the exons ATGGCGCtgctttcttcttcttcttctgccacgtggctcctcttcttccttcTCGCGCTCTTCGTTCAACTACACGCCATGCCCACCACCACACCGCAGATCTCTCACCTCAG GAATGTTGAAGTGGAAAAACACAGGTTGCCGAGCTTGCAGAACTCGTCAATGGTTGAGAG GGCAAAAGAGGCTGAGAAATTAAATGAAGAAGCTGCAGTGGCTAACCCAGAGGAAGTGGTTTCAATGGTTGAGAT GAGCATCCACAATAGTACACAGAGAAGGAATCTGGGGTTTTTCTCCTGTGGAACTGGTAACCCCATTGATGATTGCTGGCGTTGTGACCCTAACTGGCAACGCAACAGGAAGCGTCTTGCAGATTGTGGCATTGGTTTTGGCAGAAATGCCATTGGTGGTCGTGATGGCAAGTACTATGTTGTGACTGATCCCAGGGATGATGACCCTGTGAACCCCAAACCTGGCACTCTTCGCCATGCTGTGATCCAGGACAGGCCCTTGTGGATTGTGTTCAAGAGGGACATGGTTATTCAGTTGAAGCAAGAACTAATCATGAACAGCTTCAAGACCATTGATGGAAGGGGAGCCAATGTGCACATTGCTAATGGGGCATGTATCACAATCCAGTTTATTACCAACGTCATCATCCATGGCCTGCATATTCATGATTGCGTACCTACGGGAAATGCCATGGTGAGGAGCTCACCCACCCACTTTGGTTGGAGGACAATGGCTGATGGAGATGCCATCTCCATATTTAGCTCAAGCCACATTTGGGTTGACCACAACTCCTTGTCCCACTGTGCTGATGGCCTTGTGGATGCTGTCTTGGGCTCAACAGCCATAACTATTTCAAACAACCACTTCACCCACCACAACGAG GTGATTCTGCTGGGCCACAGTGACTCTTACACAAGAGACAAGCTCATGCAAGTGACCATCGCATACAACCATTTCGGAGAGGGACTAATCCAGAGAATGCCACG GTGTAGACATGGATATTTTCACGTGGTGAACAATGACTACACTCACTGGGAAATGTATGCTATTGGTGGAAGTGCTAACCCCACCATTAACAGCCAGGGCAACCGATACAATGCTCCTGTTAACCCTTTTGCCAAGGAG GTGACTAAGAGGGTGGAAACAGCACAAACTCAGTGGAAGGGTTGGAATTGGAGGTCTGAGGGAGATTTGTTGCTGAATGGTGCCTATTTCACCCCATCAGGAGCTGGAGCCTCAGCCAGCTATGCTAGGGCCTCAAGCTTAGGAGCCAAATCATCTTCCATGGTTGGTTCCATGACTTCCAATGCTGGTGCACTCGGTTGCAAAAGAGGCCGTCAGTGCTAG
- the LOC137830418 gene encoding probable pectate lyase 1 isoform X2 — MALLSSSSSATWLLFFLLALFVQLHAMPTTTPQISHLRAKEAEKLNEEAAVANPEEVVSMVEMSIHNSTQRRNLGFFSCGTGNPIDDCWRCDPNWQRNRKRLADCGIGFGRNAIGGRDGKYYVVTDPRDDDPVNPKPGTLRHAVIQDRPLWIVFKRDMVIQLKQELIMNSFKTIDGRGANVHIANGACITIQFITNVIIHGLHIHDCVPTGNAMVRSSPTHFGWRTMADGDAISIFSSSHIWVDHNSLSHCADGLVDAVLGSTAITISNNHFTHHNEVILLGHSDSYTRDKLMQVTIAYNHFGEGLIQRMPRCRHGYFHVVNNDYTHWEMYAIGGSANPTINSQGNRYNAPVNPFAKEVTKRVETAQTQWKGWNWRSEGDLLLNGAYFTPSGAGASASYARASSLGAKSSSMVGSMTSNAGALGCKRGRQC, encoded by the exons ATGGCGCtgctttcttcttcttcttctgccacgtggctcctcttcttccttcTCGCGCTCTTCGTTCAACTACACGCCATGCCCACCACCACACCGCAGATCTCTCACCTCAG GGCAAAAGAGGCTGAGAAATTAAATGAAGAAGCTGCAGTGGCTAACCCAGAGGAAGTGGTTTCAATGGTTGAGAT GAGCATCCACAATAGTACACAGAGAAGGAATCTGGGGTTTTTCTCCTGTGGAACTGGTAACCCCATTGATGATTGCTGGCGTTGTGACCCTAACTGGCAACGCAACAGGAAGCGTCTTGCAGATTGTGGCATTGGTTTTGGCAGAAATGCCATTGGTGGTCGTGATGGCAAGTACTATGTTGTGACTGATCCCAGGGATGATGACCCTGTGAACCCCAAACCTGGCACTCTTCGCCATGCTGTGATCCAGGACAGGCCCTTGTGGATTGTGTTCAAGAGGGACATGGTTATTCAGTTGAAGCAAGAACTAATCATGAACAGCTTCAAGACCATTGATGGAAGGGGAGCCAATGTGCACATTGCTAATGGGGCATGTATCACAATCCAGTTTATTACCAACGTCATCATCCATGGCCTGCATATTCATGATTGCGTACCTACGGGAAATGCCATGGTGAGGAGCTCACCCACCCACTTTGGTTGGAGGACAATGGCTGATGGAGATGCCATCTCCATATTTAGCTCAAGCCACATTTGGGTTGACCACAACTCCTTGTCCCACTGTGCTGATGGCCTTGTGGATGCTGTCTTGGGCTCAACAGCCATAACTATTTCAAACAACCACTTCACCCACCACAACGAG GTGATTCTGCTGGGCCACAGTGACTCTTACACAAGAGACAAGCTCATGCAAGTGACCATCGCATACAACCATTTCGGAGAGGGACTAATCCAGAGAATGCCACG GTGTAGACATGGATATTTTCACGTGGTGAACAATGACTACACTCACTGGGAAATGTATGCTATTGGTGGAAGTGCTAACCCCACCATTAACAGCCAGGGCAACCGATACAATGCTCCTGTTAACCCTTTTGCCAAGGAG GTGACTAAGAGGGTGGAAACAGCACAAACTCAGTGGAAGGGTTGGAATTGGAGGTCTGAGGGAGATTTGTTGCTGAATGGTGCCTATTTCACCCCATCAGGAGCTGGAGCCTCAGCCAGCTATGCTAGGGCCTCAAGCTTAGGAGCCAAATCATCTTCCATGGTTGGTTCCATGACTTCCAATGCTGGTGCACTCGGTTGCAAAAGAGGCCGTCAGTGCTAG